A stretch of Girardinichthys multiradiatus isolate DD_20200921_A chromosome 20, DD_fGirMul_XY1, whole genome shotgun sequence DNA encodes these proteins:
- the thoc7 gene encoding THO complex subunit 7 homolog has translation MGAVTDDEVIRKRLLIDGDGAGDDRRINLLLKSFNKWCHSPGSPEEGFTQYQRMLGTLAQCEFSMGKTLMVYDMNLREMENYEKIYSNIEQSIMSAHDKIGECKKEIQRAKRIRKNRQEYDALAKVIQQHPDRHETLKQLEALDKELQQLSHIKENVDAKLELRKKQFHVLLTTIQELQQTLEIDEKSDSDDHSQESPAENGE, from the exons ATGGGGGCTGTTACTGATG ATGAAGTTATAAGAAAGCGTCTTCTCATTGACGGTGACGGAGCCGGAGATGACCGCAGAATCAATCTGCTGTTAAAGAGCTTCAACAAATGGTGCCACTCTCCTGGGAGTCCAGAGGAAGG ATTTACCCAGTATCAAAGGATGCTGGGCACTCTGGCTCAATGTGAGTTTTCCATGGGGAAAACGTTGATGGTTTACGACATGAATCTTCGGGAAATGGAGAATTACGAGAAGATTTACTCAAACATAG AACAAAGCATCATGTCTGCTCATGACAAGATTGGAGaatgcaaaaaagaaatacagagGGCAAAGAGAATACGAAAAAATCGGCAAG AATATGATGCTTTAGCAAAGGTAATCCAGCAGCATCCGGACCGCCATGAAACCCTCAA GCAGTTGGAGGCATTAGACAAAGAACTCCAACAATTGTCTCATATTAAGGAGAATGTGGATGCGaag TTGGAGTTGAGGAAGAAGCAGTTCCATGTTCTTCTCACCACCATTCAGGAGCTACAGCAGACACTTGAGA TTGACGAGAAGTCAGACAGTGACGACCACAGTCAGGAGAGCCCTGCAGAGAATGGTGAATAA